In a genomic window of Vibrio marisflavi CECT 7928:
- a CDS encoding SycD/LcrH family type III secretion system chaperone: MNQPDEKSIVEFFQRGGSMKILCDMDESSLDTIYNYAFQLFETGQTAEAYRHFYFLASMDQWNFDYLLALGICCQRMGEHEQAIYCFSRSGQRELADPRSSYYAGISYQCLGNKSYARKAFNAAVRWCSDKPEYQQLKSKVSAALARTMLEV; encoded by the coding sequence ATGAACCAGCCTGACGAGAAATCAATTGTCGAATTTTTTCAGCGCGGAGGATCAATGAAAATCCTCTGCGACATGGATGAATCATCACTCGATACTATTTATAACTACGCCTTTCAGTTATTCGAAACCGGGCAGACTGCAGAGGCATATCGCCACTTCTACTTTCTTGCAAGTATGGACCAATGGAACTTCGACTATCTACTCGCGTTGGGTATTTGCTGCCAACGAATGGGTGAGCATGAACAGGCGATATATTGTTTTAGCCGCTCAGGTCAAAGAGAGCTTGCAGATCCGAGATCATCTTATTACGCAGGCATTAGCTATCAATGTTTAGGCAACAAATCATATGCAAGAAAAGCGTTTAACGCGGCTGTGCGGTGGTGCAGTGATAAGCCTGAATATCAGCAACTAAAAAGTAAAGTTTCAGCCGCGTTGGCTCGGACAATGTTGGAGGTCTAA
- the sctE gene encoding type III secretion system translocon subunit SctE, with the protein MTQNYIRNDIYRPTSQDSIINFDTDYQDGNQQVDGLKLKASQWSGGRSQFLDSDNLDIKLPEPKNRKHITLKQVDDALDELFKQLNTTTEKTTTGSTSNQLSSLSVDSLSLYISLIVTDGLNSRAKDLIKALDALHDRQKAESAVKLQDQIDAINKNIEQSHQSQKHNIFTTVIDWVVSAVEVTVGCLKIAAGVVSGNPLAIAGGVAEVSAGVLGLVKASLETAALCEDDPEKAKKLRDIAEKIGYAQMALECVAAVLDVTQTARGLMAASKAAKAAECASAATEMGTKIAKVVAAESAGEITKAEAKVILKELAKELAHEMLENMAKDAAKNASKDISKEVAKSVSEQAAKELIEEATEKAVKKAAEVAARKMAKEGLEIGSEALNKAIIDTIASTMKKEISQGISRITKSVLDRLATSTSAVTTGAQSFADFAMNRKMAELRKEIADLLADQQMANQFLEVLNQLMDKQRSRVKETLKMIADGQSTTQSNIESLSNANGMMAGMMGKA; encoded by the coding sequence ATGACGCAAAATTATATTAGGAACGATATTTATCGGCCGACTTCTCAAGATTCCATCATCAACTTTGATACCGATTATCAAGATGGTAATCAACAGGTTGATGGGCTGAAGTTAAAAGCCAGCCAATGGTCAGGTGGGCGGTCACAGTTTCTTGATTCAGACAACTTAGACATAAAGCTACCTGAACCAAAAAACAGAAAGCACATAACTCTGAAACAAGTGGATGATGCGCTAGACGAGTTGTTCAAACAGCTTAATACAACGACTGAAAAAACAACTACGGGCTCAACGTCAAATCAACTATCCAGTTTGTCTGTTGACTCTTTATCCCTATATATTTCGCTCATTGTGACTGACGGTCTTAATTCTCGTGCAAAAGACTTAATTAAAGCGCTCGATGCACTGCATGACAGGCAAAAAGCGGAAAGTGCTGTGAAGCTACAAGATCAGATTGACGCTATTAACAAAAACATCGAGCAGTCTCATCAATCGCAGAAGCATAACATCTTTACCACGGTCATCGATTGGGTTGTGTCTGCGGTCGAGGTGACGGTGGGTTGCTTGAAGATAGCTGCTGGCGTTGTGTCAGGAAATCCACTTGCCATAGCAGGTGGGGTAGCCGAGGTGTCAGCTGGGGTGTTGGGATTAGTGAAAGCCTCACTTGAAACAGCCGCACTGTGTGAAGATGACCCAGAAAAAGCGAAGAAACTGCGAGATATCGCAGAAAAAATTGGTTACGCGCAGATGGCACTAGAGTGTGTGGCAGCGGTACTAGATGTCACTCAAACAGCTCGTGGTCTGATGGCGGCTTCAAAAGCAGCCAAAGCAGCAGAATGTGCATCGGCAGCGACAGAAATGGGGACCAAGATTGCCAAGGTCGTTGCAGCTGAATCTGCTGGTGAGATTACCAAAGCGGAAGCGAAAGTCATCCTAAAAGAATTAGCCAAAGAGCTTGCTCATGAAATGCTCGAGAACATGGCTAAGGATGCAGCGAAGAATGCATCTAAAGATATCTCGAAAGAAGTGGCTAAGAGTGTATCTGAACAAGCAGCTAAAGAGTTGATTGAAGAAGCGACTGAAAAAGCAGTGAAAAAAGCAGCAGAAGTAGCGGCAAGAAAAATGGCAAAAGAAGGGCTGGAAATTGGTTCCGAGGCTCTAAACAAAGCAATTATTGACACCATTGCCTCCACAATGAAAAAGGAAATATCTCAAGGAATCAGCCGGATAACAAAATCTGTGTTGGATCGTCTAGCCACATCAACCAGTGCGGTGACGACAGGTGCCCAATCCTTTGCTGATTTCGCTATGAATAGAAAAATGGCAGAGCTGAGAAAAGAAATTGCAGACTTGCTGGCCGATCAGCAAATGGCCAATCAGTTTCTCGAGGTGCTCAATCAGCTAATGGACAAGCAGAGAAGCCGAGTCAAGGAGACCCTGAAAATGATTGCCGATGGACAAAGTACCACTCAAAGCAATATCGAGAGCCTATCTAACGCGAACGGAATGATGGCTGGAATGATGGGCAAAGCTTAA